A DNA window from Streptosporangiales bacterium contains the following coding sequences:
- the dnaK gene encoding molecular chaperone DnaK, producing MGRAVGIDLGTTNSVVSVLEGGEGTVIANAEGARITPSVVAFAKNGEVLVGEVAKRQAVTNADRTIRSVKRHMGTGWSTEADGKTYKPQQISAFILQKLKRDAEGYLGEDVTDAVVTVPAYFDDAQRQATKEAGEIAGLNVLRIINEPTAAALAYGLDKQEDQTILVFDLGGGTFDVSLLDVAKDDDGFSTIEVKATNGDNHLGGDDWDQRVVDWLVDRFKAANGIDLSKDKMAMQRIREQAEKAKIELSTTQQTSINLPYITVDGDKNPLFIDESLSRAQFQQMTSDLTDRCKAPFHQVIKDARVDVSKIDQVVLVGGSTRMPAVQELVRELTGGKEPNKGVNPDEVVAVGATLQSGVLKGEVKDVLLLDVTPLSLGIETKGGIFTRLIERNTTIPTRKSEIFTTADDNQPTVGIQVYQGERDIAAYNKKLGTFELDGLPPAPRGVPQVEVAFDIDANGIVNVSAKDLATGKNQSMTISGGSALPKEDIAKMVRDAEEYAEADRKEREKAEIRNQGETLVYSTEKLLKENADKIPADRKSEVDDALAEAKKALEGNDLDTIKNSVEKLGNASQQLGAAMYAQAQQEQQAAQQGGPQADAGDAGDAGGSDSQQSATDDDVVDAEIVDEDNTKREGGGA from the coding sequence ATGGGACGAGCGGTCGGGATCGACCTGGGGACGACGAATTCGGTGGTGTCGGTCCTTGAAGGCGGTGAGGGCACTGTCATCGCGAATGCCGAGGGAGCGCGTATCACGCCGTCGGTCGTGGCGTTCGCGAAGAACGGCGAGGTGCTCGTTGGTGAGGTCGCTAAGCGGCAGGCGGTGACGAATGCTGACCGTACGATCCGTTCGGTTAAGCGGCACATGGGCACTGGTTGGTCTACTGAGGCCGATGGTAAGACCTACAAGCCGCAGCAGATCTCCGCGTTCATCTTGCAGAAGCTCAAGCGCGATGCGGAGGGTTACCTCGGTGAGGACGTCACTGATGCGGTCGTGACTGTGCCGGCGTATTTCGACGACGCGCAGCGGCAGGCGACGAAGGAGGCCGGGGAGATCGCGGGGCTGAACGTGCTGCGGATCATCAATGAGCCGACGGCTGCCGCGCTGGCGTACGGGCTCGACAAGCAGGAGGATCAGACGATCCTCGTCTTCGACCTTGGTGGCGGTACGTTCGACGTGTCGCTGCTCGACGTGGCGAAGGACGACGATGGTTTCTCCACGATCGAGGTGAAGGCCACCAATGGCGACAACCACCTTGGTGGTGACGACTGGGACCAGCGGGTCGTCGACTGGTTGGTCGACCGGTTCAAGGCCGCCAACGGTATCGATCTGTCGAAGGACAAGATGGCGATGCAGCGGATCCGTGAGCAGGCGGAGAAGGCGAAGATCGAGCTGTCGACCACGCAGCAGACCTCGATCAACCTGCCGTATATCACTGTCGACGGTGACAAGAACCCGCTGTTCATCGACGAGTCGCTGAGCCGTGCGCAGTTCCAGCAGATGACGTCTGATCTGACTGACCGGTGTAAGGCGCCGTTCCACCAGGTCATCAAGGACGCCCGTGTCGACGTCTCGAAGATCGACCAGGTCGTGCTGGTCGGCGGATCGACCCGGATGCCCGCGGTGCAGGAGCTCGTGCGTGAGCTGACCGGTGGCAAGGAGCCGAACAAGGGCGTGAACCCGGACGAGGTCGTCGCTGTCGGTGCCACGCTGCAGTCCGGTGTGCTGAAGGGCGAGGTCAAGGACGTCCTGCTCCTCGACGTCACACCGCTGTCGCTCGGCATCGAGACCAAGGGCGGCATCTTCACCCGGCTGATCGAGCGCAACACCACGATCCCGACGCGGAAGTCGGAGATCTTCACCACGGCGGACGACAACCAGCCGACGGTGGGCATCCAAGTCTACCAGGGTGAGCGTGACATCGCGGCGTACAACAAGAAGCTCGGCACGTTCGAGCTCGATGGGCTGCCGCCCGCGCCGCGGGGTGTGCCGCAGGTCGAGGTCGCGTTCGACATCGACGCCAACGGCATCGTCAATGTCTCGGCGAAGGACCTCGCGACCGGTAAGAACCAGTCGATGACCATCTCCGGCGGCTCGGCGCTGCCGAAGGAGGACATCGCGAAGATGGTCCGCGACGCCGAGGAGTACGCCGAGGCCGACCGCAAGGAGCGGGAGAAGGCCGAGATCCGTAACCAGGGCGAGACGCTCGTCTACTCGACCGAGAAGCTGCTCAAGGAGAACGCCGACAAGATCCCGGCCGACCGCAAGTCCGAGGTCGACGACGCGCTCGCCGAGGCGAAGAAGGCGCTCGAGGGCAACGACCTCGACACCATCAAGAACAGCGTCGAGAAGCTCGGCAACGCGAGCCAGCAGCTCGGTGCGGCGATGTACGCGCAGGCGCAGCAGGAGCAGCAGGCGGCCCAGCAGGGCGGCCCGCAGGCCGACGCCGGTGACGCCGGTGATGCCGGCGGCTCCGACTCGCAGCAGTCGGCGACCGACGACGACGTCGTCGACGCCGAGATCGTCGACGAGGACAACACCAAGCGCGAGGGCGGCGGCGCATGA
- the grpE gene encoding nucleotide exchange factor GrpE, translated as MTPATGPEGPSPEEQGGFVFRDRRRIDPETGEVRTPEQEPAGESAPAAGGAATGEPPADGDEVADLRMALAERTADVQRVQAEYVNYRRRVDRDREALKAETTGKVLGALLPVLDDLDRAREHGELEGGFKAVAEALERITSGLGLERYGAEGEPFDPTVHEALTHEYSADVDGIVATRIYQPGYRVGTRILRAARVAVTEAEGGAVPASVEGALTLDDTPGDEATGGDSTTS; from the coding sequence ATGACTCCAGCGACAGGTCCTGAGGGTCCGTCGCCGGAGGAACAGGGTGGCTTCGTCTTCCGAGACAGGCGCAGGATCGACCCCGAGACGGGCGAGGTCCGCACCCCCGAGCAGGAGCCGGCCGGCGAGTCGGCTCCTGCCGCGGGCGGCGCCGCGACCGGTGAGCCTCCCGCCGACGGCGACGAGGTGGCGGACCTGCGCATGGCACTCGCCGAGCGCACCGCCGACGTCCAACGCGTCCAGGCCGAGTACGTCAACTACCGCAGGCGCGTCGACCGCGACCGTGAGGCGCTGAAGGCCGAGACCACCGGCAAGGTGCTCGGCGCCCTCCTCCCGGTGCTCGACGACCTCGACCGGGCCAGGGAGCACGGCGAGCTCGAGGGCGGCTTCAAGGCCGTCGCCGAGGCGTTGGAGCGGATCACCAGCGGGCTGGGTCTGGAGCGGTACGGCGCGGAGGGCGAGCCCTTCGATCCGACCGTCCACGAGGCGCTGACCCACGAGTACTCCGCCGACGTCGACGGCATCGTGGCCACCCGCATCTACCAGCCCGGCTACCGGGTGGGCACGCGCATCCTGCGTGCGGCCCGCGTCGCGGTGACCGAGGCCGAGGGCGGCGCGGTGCCGGCGTCGGTCGAGGGTGCGCTCACCCTCGACGACACGCCGGGCGACGAGGCCACCGGCGGCGACAGCACGACGTCCTGA